One Rhizobium sp. NRK18 genomic window carries:
- a CDS encoding TonB-dependent hemoglobin/transferrin/lactoferrin family receptor, which translates to MPLRPAHSSILALSAILLASSACFVFAQDAQKTEETTELAPIVLKGKRVKSAVADTPLASETTREEIAKKDVDNLDDLGNTTEPGVSFVGASGSVNIRGLEEDRVLTLIDGVPIPYVSDPVRGYALGGSDSYDFSSLSAVDIVRGADSSRAGSGALGGAVVLRTLEPEDLITDGKDWGAVAKTTYDSSDRSFSGSVAGAKRVGDTSVLFQGSYKKGHETETKGDVGGYGSARTEANPEDFDRENVMFKIRRKLEGGHTIGLTAEHYNYDSTTDLRNQQGSTYRPNDYDDIDDTTRTRVSLDYRFQSESADSLIDSASATLYWQKLQKYGGVEGYRLTNPIGDYWRKSDYDDKSFGFTGWVKGGFETGSLSHEVTVGGNASLAKTTQYETGENGTCTDILYNPYSPCNFYHNNQADMPEVWSTNLGIYADDKITFSDSNFSLTPGLRFDWFNYDTKETAGYENNDGYDGLPDGTSDYQFSPKVRASWQVRPDVELYAQWAVGFKAPNVTQMYLNYTNPGRYRTIGNPDLDPETSNGFEIGTNFGNEGFGGRLAGFYNRYRNFIDSETTITGDFPMGSTEYFNRNRVRIYGVEANLHKSFDNGINLHGALSYAFGEDIDTGERLASVQPLKVVAGIGYQREEWGTDLTVIGVSGVSDKSTANFKPAGYGIVNLTGWWEPAKLKGLRVQAGVYNLFDKEYYDALEVKDVNVTSASSNRAFYSEPGRTFKVSITKTF; encoded by the coding sequence ATGCCGCTTCGCCCCGCGCATTCCTCGATACTTGCGCTGTCTGCCATCCTTCTTGCCTCGTCGGCCTGCTTCGTCTTTGCCCAGGATGCGCAGAAGACCGAGGAGACGACGGAACTCGCCCCGATCGTTCTCAAGGGCAAGCGCGTGAAATCCGCGGTTGCCGACACGCCGCTCGCCAGCGAGACGACGCGTGAGGAGATTGCCAAGAAGGACGTCGACAATCTTGATGACCTCGGCAATACCACTGAGCCCGGCGTCAGCTTCGTCGGCGCGTCCGGCTCCGTCAACATCCGCGGGCTGGAAGAGGACCGGGTCCTGACGCTGATCGATGGCGTTCCGATCCCCTATGTGAGCGACCCGGTGCGCGGCTATGCGCTGGGTGGTTCGGACAGCTACGACTTCTCGTCGCTGTCTGCCGTCGATATTGTCCGCGGCGCGGATTCGTCGCGGGCGGGTTCGGGTGCACTCGGCGGCGCCGTGGTGCTGCGCACGCTGGAGCCGGAAGACCTGATCACCGATGGCAAGGACTGGGGTGCCGTCGCCAAGACCACCTATGACAGCTCCGACCGCTCCTTCAGCGGTTCGGTTGCCGGTGCCAAGCGCGTGGGCGATACTTCCGTGCTGTTCCAGGGCAGCTACAAGAAGGGACATGAGACCGAGACGAAGGGCGATGTCGGCGGTTATGGTTCGGCCCGCACCGAGGCGAACCCGGAGGATTTCGATCGCGAGAACGTCATGTTCAAGATCCGCCGCAAGCTCGAGGGCGGGCACACGATCGGGCTGACTGCCGAGCACTACAACTATGATTCGACGACCGATCTGCGCAACCAGCAAGGCTCGACCTATCGTCCGAACGATTACGACGATATCGACGACACGACCCGCACGCGCGTCTCGCTCGATTACCGGTTCCAATCTGAAAGCGCCGACAGCCTGATCGACAGTGCGTCAGCCACGCTCTACTGGCAGAAGCTGCAGAAATACGGCGGGGTGGAAGGCTATCGCCTGACCAATCCCATCGGCGACTACTGGCGCAAGAGCGATTATGACGACAAGTCGTTCGGCTTCACCGGCTGGGTGAAGGGTGGCTTCGAAACCGGCAGCCTGAGCCACGAGGTCACCGTCGGCGGCAACGCATCGCTCGCCAAGACGACGCAATATGAAACCGGCGAGAACGGCACTTGCACGGACATTCTCTACAATCCTTATTCACCGTGCAATTTCTATCACAACAACCAGGCCGACATGCCGGAAGTCTGGAGCACCAATCTGGGCATCTATGCCGACGACAAGATCACCTTCAGCGACAGCAATTTTTCGCTGACGCCGGGCCTGCGTTTCGACTGGTTCAATTACGATACGAAGGAAACGGCCGGGTACGAGAACAATGACGGCTATGACGGGCTGCCGGACGGAACCAGCGACTACCAGTTCTCGCCGAAGGTGAGAGCGTCCTGGCAGGTTCGGCCGGATGTCGAGCTTTATGCGCAATGGGCGGTCGGCTTCAAGGCGCCGAATGTTACGCAGATGTATCTCAACTACACCAATCCGGGCCGTTACCGGACGATCGGCAATCCGGATCTGGACCCGGAAACCAGCAACGGCTTCGAGATTGGCACCAACTTCGGCAATGAGGGCTTCGGCGGCCGGCTGGCCGGCTTCTACAACCGCTACCGCAATTTCATCGACAGCGAGACAACCATCACCGGTGACTTCCCGATGGGCAGCACCGAGTATTTCAATCGCAACCGTGTCCGCATCTATGGTGTCGAGGCGAACCTGCACAAGAGCTTCGACAACGGCATCAATCTCCATGGCGCGCTGAGCTACGCGTTCGGCGAGGACATCGATACGGGTGAGCGCCTGGCGTCGGTGCAGCCGCTGAAGGTGGTTGCCGGCATCGGCTATCAGCGGGAGGAATGGGGAACGGATCTGACCGTCATCGGCGTCAGCGGCGTTTCGGACAAGTCCACGGCCAATTTCAAGCCTGCCGGCTACGGCATCGTCAACCTGACCGGATGGTGGGAGCCCGCAAAGCTGAAGGGGCTGCGGGTGCAGGCCGGCGTCTACAACCTGTTCGACAAGGAGTATTACGATGCGCTGGAGGTCAAGGACGTGAACGTCACATCCGCTTCATCCAACCGTGCTTTCTATTCGGAACCGGGACGCACGTTCAAAGTTTCAATCACGAAGACCTTTTAA
- the queF gene encoding preQ(1) synthase — protein sequence MSKTDVSGLTQLGQTVSTPQTPEEAVLERVPNGNAGTQYVVRFTAPEFTSLCPMTGQPDFAHIVIDYVPGKWLVESKSLKLFLTAFRNHGAFHEDCSVYIAKRIVDLLEPEWLRIGAYWYPRGGIPIDVFWQTGEAPKGVWIPEQGVPTYRGRG from the coding sequence ATGTCCAAGACCGATGTTTCCGGGCTGACGCAGCTCGGCCAGACCGTATCCACGCCGCAGACGCCGGAAGAGGCCGTTCTCGAACGGGTTCCGAACGGCAATGCCGGCACGCAATATGTCGTGCGCTTCACCGCGCCGGAATTCACCTCGCTTTGCCCGATGACGGGGCAGCCGGACTTCGCCCATATCGTCATCGACTATGTGCCTGGCAAATGGCTGGTGGAATCGAAGTCGCTGAAGCTGTTCCTCACCGCATTCCGCAACCATGGCGCTTTCCATGAGGATTGCTCTGTCTATATCGCCAAGCGTATTGTCGATCTCCTGGAGCCGGAATGGCTGAGGATCGGCGCCTACTGGTATCCGCGCGGCGGCATTCCGATCGACGTCTTCTGGCAGACCGGCGAGGCGCCGAAGGGGGTGTGGATTCCCGAGCAGGGCGTGCCGACCTATCGCGGGCGCGGCTGA
- a CDS encoding PAS domain-containing protein, giving the protein MRFTDIDERSNSADRDHIGISDKEIVELVAAYRLYGFWRMDLESGHFFATKDIFTLFGMEYTTGPMNLVEANSKIHPDDYTLVVQALETCIEQKNSFHVIFRLKGSDQNYKFARCVGRYRETPEGRGEMVGVTYEFFERLRAIGFVGDGTENLATA; this is encoded by the coding sequence TTGCGTTTTACAGATATAGACGAGCGTTCAAATAGCGCCGACCGCGACCATATCGGTATTTCCGACAAGGAAATCGTGGAACTCGTCGCCGCCTACCGGCTCTATGGTTTCTGGCGGATGGATCTGGAAAGCGGGCATTTCTTCGCCACGAAGGATATCTTCACGCTGTTCGGCATGGAATACACCACAGGTCCGATGAACCTGGTCGAGGCCAACAGCAAGATCCATCCCGACGACTATACCCTTGTCGTCCAGGCGCTCGAGACCTGCATCGAGCAGAAGAACAGCTTCCACGTCATCTTTCGCCTGAAAGGCAGCGACCAGAACTACAAGTTCGCCCGCTGCGTCGGCCGGTACCGGGAAACGCCGGAAGGTCGGGGCGAGATGGTCGGCGTGACCTATGAATTCTTCGAGCGGCTTCGCGCCATCGGCTTCGTAGGCGATGGCACCGAAAACTTGGCAACCGCCTGA
- a CDS encoding DUF2333 family protein: MLDPIIEFFERGFRAIGRGFGMLVAWIVWPFMALTGWYRRRHWLVKGPIGVFLIVLVGLYGYFIWQTQVWSGFNPDLVKSYDFGSRTLSAGEAVPDKPGTCEPSAVVKVASDLTDFNVNQNAWISSMLLYKLGLFGMDWDNTPFLDNKASFQRGVNQVVRRTAIELVDALGRVRGTSSINNDLQRARGNIQFDEYTWYFGLHPFGFKTPTPSFYRQAIKDFDKFNSDLASCNATFDTRADNLIQLFDRMASDLGSTSDILRKRSEDYNSGWFDTRADDRFWFAYGQLYAQYAVLSAARSDFADVVKERNLGAIWSQMDAQFEGALKIRPAIISNGSEAGWIMPTHLATMGFYILRVRSNLVELRSVLDR, translated from the coding sequence ATGCTTGATCCGATCATCGAATTCTTCGAGCGCGGCTTCCGTGCCATCGGCCGCGGATTCGGCATGCTCGTGGCGTGGATCGTCTGGCCGTTCATGGCGCTGACTGGCTGGTATCGCCGCCGCCACTGGCTGGTCAAGGGGCCGATCGGCGTCTTTCTCATCGTGCTGGTCGGTCTCTATGGTTATTTCATCTGGCAGACTCAGGTCTGGTCCGGTTTTAATCCAGACCTGGTCAAGAGCTATGATTTCGGATCTCGCACGCTGAGCGCCGGTGAGGCCGTCCCGGACAAGCCGGGGACCTGCGAGCCGTCGGCGGTCGTCAAGGTCGCCTCCGATCTTACCGATTTCAACGTCAACCAGAATGCCTGGATTTCGTCGATGCTGCTCTACAAGCTCGGCCTCTTCGGCATGGACTGGGACAACACGCCGTTCCTCGACAACAAGGCGTCCTTCCAGCGCGGTGTGAACCAGGTCGTCCGCCGGACGGCGATCGAGCTCGTCGATGCGCTCGGCCGCGTGCGCGGCACGTCGAGCATCAACAACGACCTGCAGCGGGCGCGGGGCAATATCCAGTTCGACGAATATACCTGGTATTTCGGCCTGCATCCGTTCGGGTTCAAGACGCCGACGCCGAGCTTCTATCGTCAAGCGATCAAGGATTTCGACAAGTTCAACAGCGATCTTGCATCCTGCAACGCGACCTTCGATACGCGCGCCGACAACCTGATCCAGCTCTTCGACCGCATGGCAAGCGACCTCGGCAGCACCTCGGACATTCTGCGCAAGCGCTCGGAAGACTATAATTCCGGCTGGTTCGATACCCGTGCCGACGACCGCTTCTGGTTCGCCTACGGGCAGCTCTACGCCCAGTATGCGGTGCTGTCGGCGGCCCGGTCGGATTTCGCGGATGTGGTCAAGGAACGCAATCTTGGCGCCATCTGGTCGCAGATGGATGCGCAGTTCGAAGGTGCACTGAAAATTCGTCCGGCGATCATTTCGAACGGCAGCGAGGCCGGCTGGATCATGCCGACGCATTTGGCGACGATGGGCTTCTATATCCTGAGAGTGCGTTCGAACCTCGTCGAACTCCGGTCGGTCCTCGACCGCTGA
- a CDS encoding extensin family protein: MRTLTAGLLALATLLLISAALPKTGPVPEENPIREAAEPKSNEKDDATEKNAEAQKSDSDDAEKTSDETKPDEQATPKSPPPPPVEKEDPAAYAACISDLKAIGAAFTEKERIDDGNGCGIDKPIEVTAILPGVKIEPAATLRCEAALALAHWTRDTVIPMSEKAFPKAGRLTSLSQASSYICRNRNSAATGKLSEHARGNAIDIATFKFEGGKTLSVEPRGKDSTFDGAFQRSVREAACLDFTTVLGPPSDDAHRTHLHLDVIKRRGGFRYCW; encoded by the coding sequence TTGAGGACATTGACGGCCGGACTTCTGGCCCTTGCCACGCTGCTGCTGATCTCGGCCGCCCTGCCGAAAACCGGACCAGTTCCCGAGGAAAATCCTATACGCGAAGCCGCCGAACCGAAGTCGAACGAAAAGGACGACGCGACCGAGAAGAACGCGGAGGCGCAAAAGTCCGATTCCGACGACGCGGAAAAGACCAGCGACGAGACGAAGCCGGACGAACAGGCTACCCCGAAGTCGCCCCCGCCCCCTCCGGTCGAAAAGGAGGATCCTGCCGCCTATGCCGCCTGTATCAGCGACCTGAAGGCCATCGGCGCCGCCTTTACCGAAAAGGAACGGATTGACGATGGCAATGGCTGCGGTATCGACAAGCCCATTGAGGTCACCGCCATCCTGCCCGGCGTCAAGATCGAGCCCGCGGCGACACTGCGCTGCGAGGCGGCGCTGGCGCTGGCCCACTGGACTCGTGACACCGTGATACCCATGTCCGAAAAGGCCTTTCCGAAGGCCGGTCGCTTGACCTCGCTCAGCCAAGCGTCAAGCTATATCTGCCGCAACCGCAACAGCGCGGCGACCGGAAAGCTGTCCGAGCATGCCAGAGGCAATGCAATAGACATCGCCACGTTCAAGTTCGAAGGCGGAAAGACACTCTCTGTGGAGCCGCGCGGCAAGGATTCCACCTTCGACGGCGCCTTTCAGCGCTCCGTCCGCGAGGCAGCCTGCCTGGACTTCACCACCGTGCTTGGGCCGCCAAGCGACGATGCCCACAGAACGCACCTGCACCTCGACGTCATAAAGCGGCGTGGCGGGTTTCGCTATTGCTGGTGA
- a CDS encoding STAS/SEC14 domain-containing protein — protein sequence MLKPMDDLPDGIIGFEAHGKLKAHDYEAVLIPAVLTALEDGKMRFLFVLADDFAGFELGAVWDDAVFGLRHYFDFEKIAVVTSSSVMAAIIHSVAFMIPAETHVFKTENLDKATAWLAYDKDFTSNSETRHAAL from the coding sequence ATGCTGAAACCAATGGACGATCTGCCCGACGGAATTATCGGGTTCGAGGCGCATGGAAAACTCAAGGCGCATGATTATGAGGCGGTTCTCATTCCGGCCGTGCTGACGGCTCTGGAAGACGGGAAGATGCGGTTCCTGTTCGTGCTGGCGGACGACTTTGCCGGCTTCGAACTCGGCGCCGTCTGGGACGATGCGGTATTTGGCCTGAGGCACTATTTCGATTTCGAGAAGATCGCGGTGGTGACCTCCAGTTCGGTGATGGCCGCCATCATTCATTCCGTCGCCTTCATGATCCCGGCGGAAACGCATGTCTTCAAGACGGAAAACCTCGACAAGGCGACGGCCTGGCTTGCCTATGACAAGGATTTCACCAGCAATAGCGAAACCCGCCACGCCGCTTTATGA
- a CDS encoding cation diffusion facilitator family transporter produces MAVERENLKRIAFWGIPLAFFVMGLKLLAWWVTGSVALLSDALESTVNVIAAFIAYFVVVYAQKPADEDHQFGHYKAEYLSAVAEGVMIVLAALLIVNEALPHLSSPELPAAPALGLVINTGAAVVNAAWAYLLIRIGKAHHSAALTADGQHILSDVITSGGVLVGLVAAILTGYAILDPLMAILVAVNILYQGWKVISHSVSGLMDKAVTTDEEAAIKQAISDNAKGAIGVHDLRTRRAGPAVFVDFHLVVSGQMPVGEAHDICDRLEDAIHNVISGASIAIHVEPEGEKAHGVHVNIGRRRSRQAAAG; encoded by the coding sequence ATGGCTGTCGAGCGCGAAAACCTGAAGCGGATCGCTTTCTGGGGCATCCCACTTGCCTTCTTCGTGATGGGTCTGAAGCTGCTTGCCTGGTGGGTGACGGGATCCGTCGCGCTGCTTTCGGATGCGCTGGAATCCACGGTCAACGTGATTGCTGCCTTCATCGCCTATTTCGTCGTCGTCTATGCGCAGAAGCCGGCCGACGAGGATCACCAGTTCGGTCACTACAAGGCGGAGTATCTCTCGGCGGTCGCCGAAGGGGTGATGATCGTGCTGGCGGCGCTGCTGATCGTCAACGAGGCGCTGCCGCATCTCAGCTCACCGGAATTGCCCGCCGCGCCGGCATTGGGCCTGGTGATCAATACGGGGGCTGCTGTCGTCAACGCCGCCTGGGCCTACCTCTTGATCCGTATCGGCAAGGCGCATCATTCTGCGGCGCTGACGGCGGATGGCCAGCATATTCTTTCGGACGTCATCACCTCCGGCGGCGTTCTTGTCGGGCTCGTCGCAGCCATCCTCACGGGCTACGCGATCCTCGATCCGCTGATGGCCATCCTGGTCGCCGTCAACATCCTCTATCAGGGCTGGAAGGTGATCTCCCACTCGGTGAGCGGCCTCATGGACAAGGCCGTGACGACGGACGAGGAGGCGGCGATCAAGCAGGCAATTTCGGACAATGCGAAGGGCGCCATCGGCGTCCACGATCTGCGCACCCGGCGCGCCGGCCCGGCGGTCTTCGTCGACTTCCACCTCGTCGTTTCCGGACAGATGCCGGTCGGCGAGGCGCACGACATCTGCGATCGGCTGGAAGATGCGATCCACAACGTGATCTCCGGCGCCAGCATCGCCATTCATGTGGAGCCGGAAGGGGAGAAGGCGCACGGCGTGCATGTGAATATCGGCCGGCGGCGCAGCCGCCAGGCAGCCGCCGGCTGA
- a CDS encoding anthranilate synthase: MVTILREDGAEVYETKGGITITRQKIEKPYADAISDYIDMMDERRGAVLSSNYEYPGRYTRWDTAIVDPPVGVSCFGRKMWLDAYNERGEVLLTLIGEKLAAVEDVIIDQSTARRIDLTVKEPDRVFTEEERSKIPTVFTVLRAITDLFFSKADDNLGLYGAFGYDLAFQFDAIKLKLERSGDQRDMVLYLPDEILVVDNYSAKAWVQRYDFEKGDLTTFGKAGTIAPEPFRMTDTIPPRGDHRPGEYSELVVKAKESFQKGDLFEVVPGQKFMERCESKPSAISRRLKAINPSPYSFFINLGNQEYLIGASPEMFVRVSGRRIETCPISGTIKRGDDPIADSEQILKLLNSKKDESELTMCSDVDRNDKSRVCEPGSVKVIGRRQIEMYSRLIHTVDHIEGRLRDDMDAFDGFLSHAWAVTVTGAPKLWAMRFIENHEKSPRAWYGGAIGMVGFNGDMNTGLTLRTIRIKDGIAEVRAGATLLFDSNPQEEEAETELKASAMLSAIREAKVATNAKTQRDVAAVGKGVNILLIDHEDSFVHTLANYFRQTGATVTTVRTPVPEEVFDRMKPDLVVLSPGPGSPQDFDTKATIKKARARDLPIFGVCLGLQALAEAYGGQLRQLAIPMHGKPSRIRVLDPGIVFSGLGKEITVGRYHSIFADPVALPAEFMITAESEDGTVMGIEHTKEPIAAVQFHPESIMTLGHDAGMRMIENVVTHLAKRAKIKAA; encoded by the coding sequence ATGGTTACGATACTTCGCGAAGACGGCGCGGAAGTCTACGAGACTAAGGGTGGCATCACTATCACCCGGCAGAAGATCGAGAAGCCTTACGCCGACGCGATCTCCGATTACATCGACATGATGGACGAGCGTCGCGGCGCGGTTCTGTCGTCGAACTACGAGTATCCGGGCCGTTACACCCGTTGGGATACGGCGATCGTCGATCCGCCCGTCGGCGTCTCATGTTTCGGCCGCAAGATGTGGCTCGACGCCTACAACGAGCGCGGCGAGGTGCTCCTGACCCTGATCGGCGAAAAGCTTGCCGCTGTCGAAGACGTGATCATCGACCAGAGCACCGCCCGCCGCATCGACCTGACGGTCAAGGAACCGGACCGGGTCTTCACCGAGGAAGAGCGCTCGAAGATCCCGACCGTGTTCACCGTGCTGCGCGCGATCACGGACCTGTTCTTCTCCAAGGCCGACGACAATCTCGGTCTCTACGGCGCCTTCGGCTACGATCTCGCCTTCCAGTTCGACGCCATCAAGTTGAAGCTGGAGCGTTCGGGCGACCAGCGCGACATGGTGCTCTACCTGCCGGACGAAATCCTCGTCGTCGACAATTACTCGGCCAAGGCATGGGTGCAGCGCTACGACTTCGAAAAGGGCGATCTGACCACCTTCGGCAAGGCCGGCACGATCGCGCCGGAACCGTTCAGGATGACGGATACGATCCCGCCGCGCGGCGACCATCGTCCGGGCGAATATTCCGAACTGGTGGTCAAGGCTAAGGAAAGCTTCCAGAAGGGCGATCTCTTTGAGGTCGTTCCCGGCCAGAAGTTCATGGAGCGCTGCGAAAGCAAGCCGTCGGCGATCTCCCGCCGCCTGAAGGCGATCAATCCGTCGCCATACTCCTTCTTCATCAATCTCGGTAATCAGGAGTACCTGATCGGTGCCTCGCCGGAAATGTTCGTCAGGGTGTCCGGCCGGCGCATCGAAACCTGCCCGATTTCGGGTACGATCAAGCGCGGCGATGATCCGATCGCGGACTCGGAACAGATCCTCAAGCTCCTGAACTCCAAGAAGGACGAATCCGAGCTCACCATGTGCTCGGACGTCGACCGCAACGACAAGTCGCGCGTCTGCGAGCCGGGTTCTGTCAAGGTCATCGGCCGCCGGCAGATCGAGATGTATTCCCGCCTGATCCACACGGTCGATCACATCGAGGGCCGCCTGCGCGACGACATGGACGCCTTCGACGGCTTCCTGAGCCACGCCTGGGCGGTCACCGTCACCGGTGCGCCGAAGCTCTGGGCGATGCGCTTCATCGAGAACCACGAGAAGAGCCCGCGCGCATGGTACGGCGGGGCGATCGGCATGGTCGGCTTCAACGGCGACATGAACACCGGCCTGACGCTGCGCACGATCCGCATCAAGGACGGCATTGCCGAAGTGCGCGCCGGCGCGACGCTTTTGTTCGATTCCAATCCGCAGGAAGAAGAAGCCGAAACCGAACTGAAGGCATCCGCCATGCTCTCTGCCATCCGTGAAGCCAAGGTCGCCACCAACGCCAAGACGCAGCGCGATGTCGCCGCCGTCGGCAAGGGTGTCAACATCCTCCTGATCGACCACGAAGACAGCTTCGTGCATACGCTCGCCAATTATTTCCGCCAGACGGGCGCAACGGTCACGACCGTCAGAACGCCGGTGCCGGAAGAGGTGTTCGACCGCATGAAGCCGGACCTCGTAGTGCTGTCGCCTGGACCGGGCAGCCCGCAGGACTTCGACACCAAGGCGACGATCAAGAAGGCGCGGGCTCGCGACCTGCCGATCTTCGGGGTCTGCCTCGGCCTTCAGGCGCTTGCCGAAGCCTATGGCGGGCAGTTGCGCCAGCTGGCGATCCCGATGCACGGCAAGCCGTCGCGCATCCGCGTGCTCGATCCGGGGATCGTCTTCTCGGGCCTCGGCAAGGAGATCACGGTCGGCCGTTACCACTCGATCTTCGCCGATCCCGTCGCCCTGCCGGCCGAATTCATGATCACGGCGGAAAGCGAAGACGGCACGGTGATGGGAATCGAGCACACCAAGGAGCCGATCGCTGCCGTCCAGTTCCACCCGGAATCGATCATGACGCTCGGCCATGACGCCGGCATGCGGATGATAGAGAACGTGGTAACGCATCTGGCAAAGCGGGCGAAGATCAAGGCTGCCTGA
- a CDS encoding HupE/UreJ family protein, protein MLKRISITAAILAAAVAPAFAHISSEHLSAMTGLEHPLSGADHILAMVAVGLWASMIGGRARLIVPAAFVSTMALGFLLSISGVALPFVEPAILASVIGLGLLVAMAVKMPTAASAAVVAVFALFHGFAHGTEMHGAGALPFAAGFIASTIALHAAGIGLGTLLGRYQTVARLLGGATAIGGIALMMA, encoded by the coding sequence ATGTTGAAAAGAATTTCCATCACCGCCGCCATTCTCGCCGCTGCCGTCGCGCCGGCCTTCGCGCATATCAGCAGCGAACACCTGTCCGCGATGACCGGTCTCGAGCATCCGCTGTCGGGTGCCGACCACATCCTCGCCATGGTCGCCGTCGGCCTGTGGGCATCGATGATCGGCGGTCGCGCCAGGCTCATCGTTCCCGCAGCCTTCGTCTCGACGATGGCGCTCGGCTTCCTGCTGTCGATCTCCGGCGTCGCCCTGCCCTTCGTCGAGCCGGCGATCCTCGCCTCGGTCATCGGCCTCGGCCTGCTCGTCGCCATGGCGGTGAAGATGCCGACTGCCGCTTCCGCCGCCGTCGTTGCCGTCTTCGCCCTGTTCCACGGCTTTGCCCATGGCACCGAAATGCACGGCGCCGGCGCGCTGCCGTTTGCCGCTGGCTTCATCGCCTCGACGATTGCGCTGCACGCCGCCGGTATCGGCCTCGGCACGCTGCTCGGCCGTTACCAGACCGTCGCCCGCCTGCTCGGTGGCGCAACGGCCATTGGCGGCATCGCCTTGATGATGGCGTAA
- a CDS encoding ATP-dependent Clp protease proteolytic subunit yields the protein MRLEDEEDDKKTAAPLGKDAEANLFKSRSIFIYGGITQELANKVCAQLVALAAAGDEDIKIFVNSPGGHVESGDSIHDMIKFIKPKVWMIGTGWVASAGALIYVAAPKERRICLPNTRFLLHQPSGGTRGMASDIEIQAREIIKMNERLNKIFAEATGQPVEKIAKDTDRDYWLSAEEAQSYGLVSKIITSQAEIG from the coding sequence ATGCGCCTCGAAGACGAAGAAGACGACAAGAAGACCGCAGCGCCGCTTGGCAAGGATGCAGAAGCCAACCTGTTCAAGTCCCGCTCGATCTTCATCTATGGCGGCATCACGCAGGAATTGGCCAACAAGGTCTGCGCCCAGCTGGTGGCATTGGCCGCTGCCGGCGACGAAGACATCAAGATCTTCGTCAATTCGCCGGGCGGTCACGTGGAATCGGGTGATTCCATCCATGACATGATCAAGTTCATCAAGCCGAAGGTCTGGATGATCGGCACGGGCTGGGTGGCTTCCGCCGGCGCGCTGATCTATGTCGCCGCTCCGAAGGAGCGCCGCATCTGCCTGCCGAACACCCGCTTCCTGCTTCACCAACCGTCCGGCGGCACACGCGGCATGGCGTCCGACATCGAGATCCAGGCTCGCGAAATCATCAAGATGAACGAGCGGCTGAACAAGATCTTCGCCGAGGCCACCGGCCAGCCGGTCGAAAAGATCGCCAAGGATACAGACCGCGACTACTGGCTGTCTGCCGAAGAAGCCCAGTCCTATGGCCTGGTGTCGAAGATCATCACGTCGCAGGCCGAGATCGGCTGA
- a CDS encoding gamma-glutamylcyclotransferase — MAKAPRQMRLTETHLRHVAREIADPGPQLIEGFRTATDADYARDVEAILASRPDDGIWLFGYGSLIWNPETAYTEKRPATALGWHRRFCLGWDYRYRGCRETPGVMLALDRGGQCRGMAYRLPDDGLEAELHKLIRREVSMVPSAFPWRWIDVVTEEGRVRALTFAMNRKSGRYIVCEDDAALAAILAKACGFRGSMADYVFNTVSHLEQLGIRDRNLWRLQSLIADEIERRPDFPKSV; from the coding sequence ATGGCGAAGGCGCCAAGGCAGATGCGGCTCACCGAGACGCACCTCCGCCATGTCGCGCGCGAGATCGCCGACCCCGGTCCGCAGCTGATCGAAGGGTTTCGTACGGCCACCGATGCCGATTACGCCAGAGATGTCGAGGCAATTCTGGCCTCGCGGCCGGACGATGGCATCTGGCTGTTCGGCTATGGATCGCTGATCTGGAATCCGGAGACGGCCTATACCGAGAAGCGGCCGGCGACGGCGCTCGGCTGGCATCGGCGCTTCTGCCTCGGATGGGACTACCGCTATCGCGGCTGCCGGGAAACGCCTGGCGTGATGCTGGCGCTCGATCGCGGCGGGCAATGTCGTGGCATGGCCTACCGGTTGCCAGACGACGGGCTCGAGGCCGAACTGCACAAGCTCATCCGCCGCGAGGTCAGCATGGTGCCGTCCGCCTTTCCCTGGCGCTGGATCGACGTTGTGACCGAAGAGGGCAGGGTGCGGGCTCTGACATTCGCCATGAACCGCAAGAGCGGGCGCTATATCGTCTGCGAGGACGACGCAGCGCTTGCGGCCATTCTCGCCAAAGCCTGCGGCTTTCGCGGGTCGATGGCCGACTATGTCTTCAACACCGTCTCGCATCTCGAGCAGTTGGGCATTCGCGACCGGAACCTCTGGCGGCTGCAGTCGCTGATCGCCGACGAGATCGAACGGCGGCCCGACTTCCCGAAATCGGTCTGA